In Planctomonas sp. JC2975, the genomic stretch GGCCACATCCGCTTCACGGGGTCACCATACGCCGCGTGCCCCGGCCCGGACCTGCACCGCCAGGACGACAGAGGGTGCGGGCGGATCGGACCGCGCGCACCCTCCGTGCCATGGCCGACCGGATCACCGTCCGGTCCTCGATGGATCAGTACCGCAAGCCGTGCCCGAAGCGGAACGTCGGGTTCTCGGTGTCGAATGGCACGTCGGAACGGCTGGCGAGCACCGCATCCATCGACCTGGGCAGATCGAACGGCAGAGAGCCCAGCGGCGAGCGCCGGCCGAACAACACACGGAGCACCGCCTCGTCGCTCGCGCCGTAGTCGGCGAGGACCGCGCGGGCCGACTCCTCGAGGCCGCCGAGAACGGCCGGACGGTCGAGGTAGACGTCGATCACGGTCGGCACGGAGTTCGCGATGGCCATGAGACGGTCGTGCTCCTCCGGCGCGAACTCCAGCGACCCCGAGTGGAACAGATCGGAGAAGCCGCCCTTGCCGCTCGGCTCGAAGGGAGCCTTGACGCGCAGGATGGCGACATCCGCGTCGTCCGGCGTCTCGACGAGAGTCGCATAGCCCGCGAGCACCGCAGCATCGACGCCCTCGGCGTACACCTTGAGGTCGCGGCCGAGCGGCAGCATGGAGTCGGTGTTCGTGAGGAGCGTGAGCGAGTCGCTCTGCGCATCCAGCCCCTCGGTGACGAAGTCGGAGCGACCGACGACGGCCTCCGCACGGTCCTCGTCGACGAACGGCTCGTCGAACAGGCCGAGCACGAACTTCTCGCGAAGCAGTCGGCGCACAGACACATCAAGGCGGTCCTCCGACACGCGACCCTCGGCGACGAGATCGAGGAGCACGTCGGTGCAGAGCTCGCCGCCGAACTGGTCGATGCCGGCATCCAGCGCCTTGAGCATGCGCTCCGGACGGCTGAGCTGCTCCACACCCCAAGCCCTCGCAGGCATGTCCGCTCCGAAGATCTTCACGTCGGTGAGCAGACCCCAGTCGGTGCAGACGATGCCGTCGAAGCCGAGCTCGTCGCGGAGCAGGTCGGTGAGGACGCCCTTGTTGAAGCCGAACCCGACCTCCTCCCAGTCCGTGCCGACCGGCATGCCGTAGTACGGCATCATCTGCGTCGCACCGGCTCCGATCGCCGCGATGAACGGCTTCAGGTGATACTCCCTGGCGTCGCCGGGGTAGACCTGCTCGCGTCCCCAGGCGAAGTGCGGGTCCTCGCCGTCCTTCTGAGGTCCCCCGCCGGGGAAGTGCTTGACCATCGTCGCGACCGACTCCGAGCCGAGCGCTTCGCCCTGGAAACCGCGGATGTAGCCCACGACGAGCCTCGACGTGAGGTCGGCGTCCTCGCCAAACGTGCCGGCGATGCGCGACCAGCGCGGCTCCGTGGCGAGGTCGATCTGCGGATGCAGCGCCACCCGCAGCCCGACGGCCAGATACTCCTGCCGCGCGACCTCCGCGAAACGCTCGAGACGCTCGGGCGAGCCGATCGCCGCGAATCCCAGGGTCTCCGGCCACTGCGAGAAGGGGCCGGACATCATCGACGTCAGGGGGTTGTCACTGAACGCGTGACGCGGATCGGTCGAGAAGGTGATCGGGATGCCGAGCGGCGAGTCGAGCGCGACCCGCTGCACCGCGTTGTGCCACGCGGCGAACTCTCGTCCCCCAGGCGCCGCGCCGAGCAGATTGAAGTGGTTCATGCGCCGGTTGCGCACCATGGCCAGTGCCGACGGGAGCCCGAACGTCGGGTTGCCGACGGCCGGATCGCCGAACGACACCATGGTGTGGAACAGCATGCCCGCCTTGTCGGCGGCATCCATGCGCGCCAGAAGGTCGTTCACCCGCTGGTCGACGGTGAGCGCGGCGTCCTGGTAGGGGAAGCGCACATCGCGCAGGGTTTCGTTGGTCATTGCATTCCTTCTGTGTGTTGCGCCGGCCGTTGCGCCGACGATACGAGCCTTCGCCGAGAGGGCGACGAGCGGAGGCCGCAGGCGGCGGGCAGGGGCCCGTCGCCTGCGGGACGCCTACTTGCTGGACTTGATGAACCAGACGCAGAACGCACCGAGCACGCTCAGCACGATGCCGACCGGGAACAGCCCGCCGTATCCGAAGGTCAGTGCGATCGCACCGCCGACGGCCGGCGCGACCGTCTGCGGAAGCGTGGCCGCGATGTTCACGACGCCGAGGTCCTTCGCGAAGGACTTCGCAGACGGAAGCACCTGCGTCATCAACGCCTGGTCGACTGCCCCGAACATGCCGAAGCCGACACCGAGCACGAAGGTCATGATCATCCAGGAGGTGAGGGTCGGCCACGCCCACGGCAGCACGAGCGCCAGAGCCATCACGATCGAGGACGCGAACACGAACGGCTTGCGACGGCCGAGCTTGTCGGAAATGGGACCCGAGATCACCATCATCGGCACCATTCCGGCGATGCTGATCAATCCGAGAACGGGGATGACCGCTGCCGGCGTCTTCACATGCAGGTAGTTCTGCAGGATGTAGAGCTGGAACTGGGTCACGGCGAAGTACCCCGTGTACAGGAGCAGACGCCCTGTGAAGGCCCAGAAGAAGTCGGGGTGCTTGATCGGGTTGACCCAGAACGTCTTGACGAAGTCCATGAACTTAAACGGTTCCGGCGTGATGTTCGTGCTCGAGTAGTCCGGGTTGAACACGCAGAACAGCGTGAGCATCAGGATCGAGAACACCGCGAAGAAGATGTATCCGACGGCGATGCTGTTGAAGAAGACGGA encodes the following:
- a CDS encoding glycoside hydrolase family 3 N-terminal domain-containing protein; its protein translation is MTNETLRDVRFPYQDAALTVDQRVNDLLARMDAADKAGMLFHTMVSFGDPAVGNPTFGLPSALAMVRNRRMNHFNLLGAAPGGREFAAWHNAVQRVALDSPLGIPITFSTDPRHAFSDNPLTSMMSGPFSQWPETLGFAAIGSPERLERFAEVARQEYLAVGLRVALHPQIDLATEPRWSRIAGTFGEDADLTSRLVVGYIRGFQGEALGSESVATMVKHFPGGGPQKDGEDPHFAWGREQVYPGDAREYHLKPFIAAIGAGATQMMPYYGMPVGTDWEEVGFGFNKGVLTDLLRDELGFDGIVCTDWGLLTDVKIFGADMPARAWGVEQLSRPERMLKALDAGIDQFGGELCTDVLLDLVAEGRVSEDRLDVSVRRLLREKFVLGLFDEPFVDEDRAEAVVGRSDFVTEGLDAQSDSLTLLTNTDSMLPLGRDLKVYAEGVDAAVLAGYATLVETPDDADVAILRVKAPFEPSGKGGFSDLFHSGSLEFAPEEHDRLMAIANSVPTVIDVYLDRPAVLGGLEESARAVLADYGASDEAVLRVLFGRRSPLGSLPFDLPRSMDAVLASRSDVPFDTENPTFRFGHGLRY
- a CDS encoding MFS transporter; this translates as MTMSSQPAAAEAAPITETTFIATATGEDDPPTPIKGVRRLLWWSVPANLGIFIVWGSVPSILLPQQVQLIDKAQGLANLTIIATIGAFAALVAQPVAGQISDRTRSRFGRRAPWIIIGGLAGALSLVGLAFSHSIWAVAIVWPLVQISFNFAQGPLSAVMPDRVPLKRRGTFSALVGVGTMVGALGGQIIGSVFFNSIAVGYIFFAVFSILMLTLFCVFNPDYSSTNITPEPFKFMDFVKTFWVNPIKHPDFFWAFTGRLLLYTGYFAVTQFQLYILQNYLHVKTPAAVIPVLGLISIAGMVPMMVISGPISDKLGRRKPFVFASSIVMALALVLPWAWPTLTSWMIMTFVLGVGFGMFGAVDQALMTQVLPSAKSFAKDLGVVNIAATLPQTVAPAVGGAIALTFGYGGLFPVGIVLSVLGAFCVWFIKSSK